The sequence below is a genomic window from Longimicrobium sp..
GGCGCCGGCGATCAGGCCGATCAGGATCATCCACAAGAATGACATGAGCCCCTCCCCCTCTGATTTCGTGTACCCCGGCGGCTCCCCCTGGACCCGCCGTCGGGCGCCGCTCAACGCAGACTCCGTGCCCAATCGGGCAGTCGCCGCCAAATTGTTCCCGGCCTTGTGCTTCCTTGGCCGTAATCCTATTCGTCGTGGCGGATGGAGCCGCGGTTGCGCTTGGTCTGGGAGCGCTGCTTCTTGTCCTGCAGCCGCGCCTCCCTGGCCGCGCGGGGAATGCGCGTCTTCCGGCGCGGCTTGGGGACCACCAGCGCCTGGCGGACGAGCTCCACGAACCGCCCGGTGACCAGCTCCTTGTTCTGGTGCTGGCTTCGCTCGTCGCTGGCGGCCAGCAGCAGCACGCCCTCCCCGCTGATGCGGTTCGCCAGCTTTTCGAGGATGCGCGCCCGCTGCTCCTCCGTCAGGCTGGGCGACGCGCCGACGTCCCAGGTAAGCTCCACGCGGCTTGACGAGGTGTTCACGTGCTGGCCGCCGGGCCCGCCCGACCGCGTGGCCTTGTAGCCCAGCTCCGCGCGCGGAATCCACAGCGAGTCGTTGATCTGCAGGACGGTTTCTTCGTTCATCCCCTGGTGCTTCCCGGATTTGGTTCTGGCGGCCGGCGGCGTTGCCGGGCGTGCGGCGCGGCCACAATCTACTCCGTTCGTGACGGCGGGCACGCCTCTGGCAAAGCCCCTGCCGCCCTGACCCGAACCCGAGAGGAGAACGCCGGAATGCCGCAGCCCACCGCGTCCCAGACGAGCGCCCGCACGCCGCGCCACTACCACCTGATCGGCATCGGCGGGACGGCCATGGCGTCGCTGGCCGGACTGCTGCGTTCCGCCGGGCACCGCGTGACCGGCTCCGACGAGAACGTGTACGAGCCCATGGCCACCCAGCTCCGCGGCCTGGGCATCGACTACGCCGAGGGATACTCGCCCGCCAACCTGGACGTGAACCCCGACATCGTGGTCGTGGG
It includes:
- the arfB gene encoding alternative ribosome rescue aminoacyl-tRNA hydrolase ArfB; amino-acid sequence: MNEETVLQINDSLWIPRAELGYKATRSGGPGGQHVNTSSSRVELTWDVGASPSLTEEQRARILEKLANRISGEGVLLLAASDERSQHQNKELVTGRFVELVRQALVVPKPRRKTRIPRAAREARLQDKKQRSQTKRNRGSIRHDE